Proteins encoded in a region of the Muntiacus reevesi chromosome 21, mMunRee1.1, whole genome shotgun sequence genome:
- the CCDC54 gene encoding coiled-coil domain-containing protein 54, whose translation MYKLHAKRVKAAAGQMWNSNVSKIRQSLKNAYHKCNHQYPSSTRCPTMTSHDCDQEDLNAGEEMSLLVMLQDIKTTQLELLSQMTGMICALSKIQERTDFYQKQMEVLETKMNVNENKQCTTAEDISSVKEDIDALKKKVTELGNRNSCSNVRCLEVLDGEKGKEIIELLHKVTQPETLKNTLTSIDSEVSSAEPEKVLNYPKSTDHLEEKAISPQIKDLKKSNYQNALRSFQKAKSNIYIYPDFNTWIKLTFVHGGKWRFFLSATKLEEFIQWLLSRPALPPEEPQVITQRYCLFTGPITSLTTICVSVFNYIYCLFGSSKEEVTRL comes from the coding sequence ATGTACAAACTTCACGCCAAAAGGGTAAAGGCTGCTGCTGGGCAGATGTGGAATTCAAATGTCTCCAAGATCAGACAGTCTCTTAAAAATGCTTACCACAAATGTAATCATCAGTACCCGAGCTCAACCAGATGTCCAACTATGACTTCCCATGACTGTGATCAAGAGGACCTTAATGCTGGTGAAGAAATGAGTCTTCTAGTAATGCTCCAAGATATTAAAACCACCCAGCTTGAACTCCTCAGCCAGATGACTGGCATGATCTGTGCATTATCAAAAATCCAGGAAAGGACTGACTTCTATCAGAAGCAGATGGAAGTACTGGAAACCAAAATGaatgttaatgaaaataaacaGTGTACAACAGCTGAAGATATCTCCTCTGTGAAGGAAGACATTGATGCTTTAAAGAAGAAGGTGACAGAACTGGGAAACCGGAATTCTTGCTCCAATGTACGTTGTTTAGAGGTTCTGGATGGAGAAAAGGGTAAAGAGATCATAGAACTTCTTCACAAAGTCACACAACCAGAAACCTTGAAGAACACACTGACCTCTATAGATTCTGAAGTCTCTTCAGCAGAACCAGAGAAAGTGCTCAATTATCCTAAGTCCACTGATCATCTTGAGGAAAAAGCAATATCTCCCCAGATTAAGGATCTGAAGAAAAGTAACTATCAAAATGCATTAAGAAGCTTTCAAAAAGCAAagtcaaatatttatatttacccAGACTTTAATACATGGATCAAGCTAACTTTTGTCCATGGAGGAAAGTGGAGATTTTTCCTCAGCGCAACCAAGTTAGAGGAATTCATCCAGTGGCTTCTTTCCAGGCCAGCCCTCCCTCCTGAGGAACCACAAGTCATAACCCAGAGGTATTGTCTTTTCACTGGGCCTATCACAAGCTTGACcaccatctgtgtctctgttttcaaCTACATTTATTGTCTTTTTGGTTCCTCAAAAGAGGAAGTAACTCGACTATAG